Proteins encoded by one window of Mauremys mutica isolate MM-2020 ecotype Southern chromosome 25, ASM2049712v1, whole genome shotgun sequence:
- the RETREG3 gene encoding reticulophagy regulator 3 isoform X3, translating to MLLFILLWPLAVYHRLGQRMYMKLEPALQRLDFSVRGYMMSKQRVKQLRQQALNQEPADAGTDSEEELAAFCPKLDDSVVAKELTISDSEHSDAEVSYTENGTFNLSRGQTPLTEGSEDLDGHSDPEESFARDLPDFPSINPEVTGIDDEDDTSIGIPSLAYRSQGMEDLRHPYDQEEAVPALLLGALPSAHNLTNNLAGFVTRGMIQLALSGASQPGPVCSDNLQRGTKTYLRTSSSDLDTDAEGDDFELLDQSELIQLDPAGSRGQLFEENRFSLCSYCMSNLQHQRFKLQVPM from the exons ATGC TGCTCTTCATCCTGCTATGGCCTCTCGCAGTGTACCACAGACTGGGGCAGCGCATGTACATGAAGCTGGAGCCAGCTCTGCAGCGGTTGGATTTCAGTGTTCGAGGCTACATGATGTCAAAGCAACGAGTGAAGCAAT TGCGCCAGCAAGCGCTGAACCAGGAGCCTGCTGATGCTGGGACTGACAGTGAAGAAGAACTTGCTGCGTTCTGTCCCAAG CTGGATGATTCTGTAGTTGCTAAGGAACTGACTATCTCCGACTCTGAGCATTCAGATGCTGAAGTTTCCTACACTGAGAATGGGACATTTAATCTGTCAAGGGGACAAACTCCACTGACTGAGGGATCTGAAG ATCTTGATGGTCACAGTGACCCTGAAGAATCTTTTGCCAGGGATCTCCCTGACTTCCCTTCCATAAATCCAGAGGTGACTGGAATAGATGATGAAGATGACACCAGCATTGGGATTCCCAGCCTTGCTTACCGCTCGCAGGGCATGGAAGATCTGCGTCACCCGTATGACCAAGAAGAAGCTGTCCCTGCGCTCCTACTAGGGGCACTGCCCTCTGCGCACAATCTTACAAATAACTTAGCTGGATTTGTCACCAGAGGCATGATACAATTAGCCTTGTCAGGAGCCTCTCAGCCAGGCCCTGTATGCAGTGACAATCTGCAGAGAGGCACAAAAACCTATCTTAGAACCTCCAGCTCTGACTTGGACACTGATGCAGAAGGGGATGACTTTGAACTGTTGGATCAGTCAGAGCTGATCCAGCTGGATCCAGCTGGCTCCCGCGGCCA GTTGTTTGAAGAAAATAGATTCTCACTGTGCAGCTATTGCATGAGTAACTTACAGCACCAGAGGTTCAAACTTCAGGTACCAATGTGA